The DNA window atgcttaAAGGTATTTAGACagcttttttaattaattattaaactcatatcagcacataacaaatttttttacctAATTGTGGCAgaatgatcatattgatttgcgacacctattttcaaggactacattgattgattttcaattttagaaaccatattgatggtgtgggtcaattttagataccatttgtgataaaaactcatAAATCTTGTGGGgccatttatgtgtcacatcaacacttaacggaatttttaacagaatggTGACGAAATGACCACATGGATTTGCGACActtattttcagggactacattgattgatttttaatttcagggATCATCTTGATAGTGAGggttaatttcagggaccatttgtgataataactcaattttttatattttttagatCTTTCAAAATCTCAATGCCTAAAGATGCTTCAAGCCACCTGATTTATGTTGTTCACTTGTTTGCTTACAAATCCGCTACATTAATAGGTTATGTGTAAATGTGAAGGTCAAAGTCTCACGTAGGTGATGGACTAAACCATGCAGTGGTTTAGAATGAGTTGAACTACTACTTACATTTCCATTGGGTTTTATAAAGAAACATTAACTATTTTAATAGTATTAGAGCGTAGGTTAGCCAACTACCACATGTGTTCCACGTCATTCAACTTGTGttcttcatattttttatttaaaaatttatcAAACGTGAAGAGATGTGTGCGAATGTGAAAATGCAGTCTCTCATTAGTGATGTACAACACCTTACAAAAGAGATTTAAACGACTGTTTTTCAGTCTTTGAAGCTTTTAAGCatatttgatttgataaattaaGTTTTGAGACACTTGGCAATTCCATAAGCCATCCTTTCTTTTCTTgccgaaataaaaaaataaaaggttaatcTCAATTTACTTTCATAAATTTTCTTGGcttttaacatttcatatatcaattttttttgtttcaatttggTACCTAAAGGCGTAATTTTGAAACGTTTTCGCACATCCGTTAAGTTTTTTATCAGAGACTctgttaagtgatgacatgACGCTCACGtgattattaaaaataaaaaaaataataaaaattcacTCCTTCCACTCCTCTCTCCGCCTCCCTCAAAGCCCATAAGCCCCTAACCATAACTGGTCCTCCCAATCCAAACCACCACCACCCAAGAAACGAGCCGCCGCCCACCACCACCCAACAACCATAATCTGCAAATGATAACAGggggcagaagaagaagaagacttgaatttttttttgttttttaaattaatagcTAAAGTTTTCTTATTAAGCGAGCCACAACCTTTTTGATTCATAAAGAAAGAAGAGCTCCACTCTTTCCTTTCCTCTACCCCTCGAATTGGCTAACCCCACCGCAATGGCGTCATGGGCCATGGCTCTCGCTCTCAGCCCCAACTCCACCTGCCTTGCCTCCGATTCCGTCGACCACGCCATCAAGCTATACATGTTTCTAGGTCAATATCTTCCTCCCATTTCTCTCGattttggtttttcaatttgtttgagTTTGTGTTTGAAACTAATATCAATAAGCAAAAATTAGATCCCTAATTCGATTGCAGCAACCGATCCATGGTCTGAGCCAGAATCCGACTCACTCCGAAATCGGAGATCTTGACCTAGTTCCTCGCGTTGATCAGAAGATTCGAGCGTTTGATATCGCGTTGGACGATCTTCCGGCAGTGGAGGTAGGCGAGGCCGTTGAGAATGGCCCATGAGCAAAAGAGAGGACAGGCGATGGTGGAGAAATTGGgggagaaaataatttttttttaaaattttttttaatatttacgtGAGCCAGATTGACACATTTCGTCTAGTTATTATCTATATGGTACCATGTCAGTTAACGAAAATTTTGACGGAAAATTTATGAAGTTCTAAAATTATGTATCAAACTGGATCGAAAAGAATTTAATGTATGAAATGTTAAAAATCAATAGACTTTTAAGATAGTAATCTGAAATTAACCAcaaaaaaaacaaccaaatcCAGTTAAAATGTAGCTTAGTCAGTGGAGATGCACGGCTACTTCGAAGCGTTCAGACAAAACATGAAAATAGCATATTGAATTCAATTTATACTAACAGTTGTTCCAATTTAATTCATTTCGCTTTTCTTGTAAAGATTCttactttctcattttcttttgcATGTTTGACGTTTCCCGTTATATATGCATTGATTCTTCTTTataagaataagaaaatatCTGTAAAGAAGAAAAAGTGAATACGAAGATCACTTCCCGTTACTTATGGCCCCGATTCTGCGAATGCTGGGCCGCATCCCGCTGCATAGCTTGAATCATAGACAATGATTGCTGCAGCCATGCGAATTCTCCTTTGATTTCCCAGAGAAGACTGAATTCTTGTTCGGCAAGTGAAGCCACCCTCGTCAGCTTCCCCTCGGCAGCAAAAGTAACAAGTTCTGCCATCTTTCCTTACAAGCTGTTGAACGAAAAGAACACAGTGAATAATCTCAGTTCTGCGGCTGCCGGCACGTGGGTTGTCAGCAGAAGAGGTAGAGGAGCTGTCGGCTGGGCTGACGTCAGGAGGAGTGGCCCAGGCGCGGCTCAGAGGCGCCGAGCTGAGAGAGCTGGGGCGCTGTTCAGAGGAGTTGGGCTGGGGCGCTGGGCGGGGGCCATGTCAGGAAATGGACCAGCGGAAGAGGAGGAAGTGGGAACTGACACGGACCGCGCTGGCGCAGTGGGCTGGCAAGAGGATGGCCCAGGCAGCAAGAATTGATCATAATGGAGCATAATGACAATGATACTGTTGACTCGCCACTGCTGAAAATCTCAAAGCATATCATAAAGACAGAAGTCCGCAACAAAAAATACCGACAGAAAAAATCAGAGCATTGAGCAATGGAATTCCCAAATCAAAGAAACCACCATCACCGTCATCATGATCAGAGGGACGATGAAGAAAGACAGAGTTACCCGCCACCGGGAACTACGCTGTCTCCCTTTGATCAACCTCCACCTCCTCCAAGACCTTACCACTATGGAGAGGATCAACCTCCACCTCCTCCAAAACCTTACTACTATCGAGACGATCAACCTCCACCTCCTCCAAGGCCTTACTACTATGGAGAGGATCAgcatccaccaccaccaccttcctGCTACAGAGAAGATCAACCACCACCGAATTCATACTACGAAGCAGATAGACCACCACCGATCCGTGTGAGCCATGTGTCCCACTCTTCCCATGGTTATGCACCTCCAAGTCCACCCTCCCAATCCCAAGGGCTTCTCCACCACCAACCACCAGCGCCACCAGTACAGAATTACGACTACCCATCGTCACAAGCTACTCCAAGCCCACGGCCTGTTACCGTGCACCATGTTGCTCATCAAGTTCACCATGAATCCCCTGCTCCTCAGTTTGGAACTGAAACCCATCACACCTCTCACTTGCCCTCTTCCTCTCCCCACAACTCTTACCTCTCGAACAAGCCCACTTTCAGAATCTTCTCAAAGGCCGACCCCAATTTATCTCTCAGCATCAGAGAGGGCAAGGTCATTCTTGCCCGATACCAACCAACCGATGACTTCCAGGTCACTAGTCTCTTTCTCTCCGTCCCTCcatttgatttattatttctccTTGTGTGTGAATGTTATTGGATTTGCTAATTTCTGGATTGGATTGATTGCAGCGGTGGTATAAAGACGAGAAGTACAGCACACAAGTGAAGGACGAAGAGcgcttcccttcctttgctctCATCAACAAAGCCACTGGCCACGCCCTCAAGCATTCCATCGGAGCCACTCAGCCTGTATGATTCTTGTTTCCAAAACTTTATAATTTGCTGAATGTTGTTGAAACTTGTCAAGATTCGCCTTTTTTTATGGTTCCATGTATTTTGTTTGCCATTGCTAGTAGTAATATTGAAGGTCTAGCGGTTGTTTAATATGTCACCATCAATACCCCACTTGGACACTGTGTGGAAGGAAATCTTCAGAATTTCAAAGCCTTTCTcttttaagtttttgtttttcctgCCCAACATTTTTGTCTTTAATTGGTGTATGCTTTGCTCTGTGTTTTAGACTTGTAAAAGTACCAATTTCtatgccaaaaaaaaagaaatttataaGTGGAAGAAAAAGTTTCTTCACAGTGCCTCCAGTCTTGTGCACATGCAAATTATATTTCTTGGATTCTAAAATCTTTCATTGCTTGGTGTGGAGCCTAGAGATGCTATGAATTTTAAACCATCACTACTAAGTCTGTCTTGTTTCATGTTGCAGGTGCAGCTGAGACCTTATAATCCAGATGTTCTTGATGAGTCTATGCTGTGGACTGAGAGTGCGGACTTAGGTGACGGTTTCAGAACTGTTAGGATGGTTAATAACATTCACCTTAATGTGGATGCTTTTCATGGTGACAAGAAATCTGGGGGTGTTCATGATGGCACTACCATAGTCCTGTGGAATAAAAATAAAGGAGATAACCAGAGATGGAAGATTGTACCTCACTGTAAGTTTTCTACATATAACTCGAAAAACCAAGCAATTTCCTTGCAAATTTTTCATTATGCTTACTTGCATCTTTGGATTGCTTAACGGTTTTCCCAAGCAATGTTATCTCTCATTAAGTCATAAGATTCCTAGTAACTAATTTCATTCCCTTTTAATGATGCTAAATGCAGGATCCTTTTGCAGTAATGCTGCCATGAGTTATTACAACATCGCATGCTTAAAAAGGTATTAAGTTTGGAAGACTCCTCCTAGTTCTCATGGTGAGGGATTTGAGTTTGATGTTTATGATGTTTGAAACTATTGATGTATGATTAAGTGTCAACTACTACAACTGTGGCTCATACATATAATGTGTTAGCGAAAGCAAAGAGTTGATTATGTATTATAATCTATCGAAATAATTATCTACTGTTTTTGAACAACTTGTTGCAATGCCTAAATTTGTTCGCTGTCATTATTACTTGTTTCTTTACTTAGGATGCTTTTAGTTACACCTCGAGGTACCAATCATAAAGGCATAGGTTGATGTAGCGTGTAAAAGATAAGTATTGAATTCTTGAGGTGCGATTGCACTTGATTATGGATCAAGTGCATGTGCTTGGGTTGCCTAAATCTCTCCTAAACCAATGGTTCCCAAGGTTCGGTTGAACCACCACAACCAAGGTCTTGTGACTGAAAGAGTTTCCGAGGAACTCATGCAGACAGATCAGTGAAGATACATGACTCGAGAtgttattgaaatttgatgctTACCCATTTAGGTtagtaaatttttatatttatggtTTTAGACTCTGTAAGGTATGAGAAGTTCTGGTGTTGAATGATGATCTTACAATTACTGAGTGTCGGGCCTGTCTTTTCTTTGAATTCTTTTCGAGTGTATCATCCTTCGGGAATACTTTTCCCTTTTGAAGTCAATGCTCTGGGATGTGTTCGTTTTCCGTTTTACCGTTTTACTTGAAAATCTTAGTTACAAGGTACTTCTGAAAAATATTATACAGAGATCTGCTTCTCCTAATTCTGTCTTTTGAATTGGGATAACGTACGGAAGACCGACTTTGAGCTCTGTTGTCATAtgatatgcatgtaaaaagcCTCCTACTTAACCAGAGTCGAGCTCAAAGAAATCTTGTTTATTCATAATTTAACAGCCACCATCTTCTCAAAAAATGATTTAACAGCCACCATTAGTCGCTGTGTGCGGTTACACTTACAGCTACAAGCGTCATCTATTTGTACATGATTGAATCCCAGAAAAAGATGCCTAAAACGAAACAGGATGGATAACTTGGAGTGTTCGTGTACTCGTAAGAATTCGGACCCATACATGGCACGATCCATATCGGACCTAGACATCGGTCTGGACGTGGACTGAAGTTGGATCTAGTTAAACTTGATGGCATTTGCTATTTCTCTCCTCTTTGTAATGTTGGAACAAGTCGTTAAGTGGATTTAGGGTAATTAAAACTTTCGTCTTTTCTCTATTAGTTGCGTAAATGTGAGCCTTATGTGTGAGGCTAAGTTGGTCATTTCATCATCCTCATTAATGACGCTCCCAATTCCAAAGCACAAACATAATTATTTGATTGAAATCAAAGGTTTGTTTGTGTTTGAAAAGCCACTTCGATGGCTAAGAGAAGAGGATGATGTCGCACCAAAATACTAAGATATTGCTGCAATCTTGATAGCTTAATGTGATTTTTTCTGTTTTGAAAATGGTTTATTCGTAACCACCTGGTGTGGTCTTctgcttgaatttttttttcctttttttccagTCGGCCTTCTCCTTAGTTGGGTTGGATTAGAGTGGGGACAATATAGTGGATATATAGGAGTTTATGTCTACGGTTTTCAAAAGGAAGAAGGCAACAAAAAAGAACCAAGCAGAGAAAATAAGAAAGCAAGAAGCCAATTAGTTAATATGCTGGTAGAACGAATCCTATTGCTTTTTGGCTTCCACATTCCGATGGAGGCAAAGGATGAAATGAGAATTTCAGCATTCTGAATGGAGACCATGGAAGTGATGAAATGACCATCTTATCCTCAAATGTAAGCTACACGTGTAGGCTACTAACAGATGAACGACGAAAGTTTAAGTTttgggcataaatcctaacagactttaCCAGAAGGATTtaaatctgatttttttttacaaagattATCTTCTGATTAGGCCTTCAAATTTTGTTGCCTAGTCATCAAAACACCTTCCTTCACTCCTTTATATTTCTCATTTCtatcatataaaaaaataaaaaataaaaaataaatggttACAAACTACCCCTTTGTCTCTAGAAAATCAGAAATGAATTTTACTGCAACTCggattttttctattttagtgtttactTTTGAGTTATTTACTTGCTAATTCCGGTAGCCTAATACAAAGACATTTTATTCATCAAATTGATTTTGACTCTGATTCCTTCAACTTAATATTAATGTAAACAAGTGCCCATTTGGCTACGCTTTCGAAAGTAGTTTGTAATTTTATCAAATATTGAAACAAATGTAAGACTACCTAGACATTTTTCTATTCTCCAATTATTTGATCTCCATAGAATGTATCGATGTCGCAACTctaatttttgttcttatgtATTGATGAAAAATTAGAGTCGCAACTCTAATTACTTAATTCAAGtgtttttcaatttcattttaaattcatttttatgtcaaaaatgCACTcaataattttaattaatttattgctATTTTTACGGAGTCTCATCTCTTCCTCAATTTAAGAATTCAACTACATGTAGTGAGGGTTGAGATTAATTTGATGAAATATAATAATCAAATATATATCTAAAATATTTAAGAACTTTAAACATATCTAAATTATTTGTCACTTTGTTttatacaaaaattgtttataacTTTTTCTTCATTATTGTACTATTGTCGTTAATAGTTAtttctcattttttattttcgtctctagaaattcaagtatgttaGAATTGAAATTTACCATGTACCAACACAATTTATTCTCAAATTGAAACATAACTATGCCAAATTAAAACGTAATCATATTGAATTAAATGTATGCTTACTAAATTGAAATATACATAGCTGAATTGAAATGAACCATATTGGCTTGAAACATACCAATAGGTTTTAGTGTTACACATAACTTGCCGTTAGGTCTTTACACACCAAAATTATGATAATATAAACATATCGTAGCTTGGTATAtatctaaaaaaataataataacatatcaaaaatacTAATTTGTACACAAATTTGGATTATATAATGCACCAATAACATACCAACAATGTAATATCATGTATGTAATATTATTTGGAGCATTGGTACTGTAACATCCtacattgcccaggggagtggatcatataagctttatatgtatattcccgtctctacctagcatgaggccttttgggagctcactggcttcgggttccatcggaacttcgaagttaagcgagtttgcgtgagagcaattccatgatgggtgacccactgggaagttctcgtgtgagttcctggaaacaaaaccgtgagggcgtggtcggggcccaaagaggacaatattgtgctacggcagagttgagcccgggatgtggtgggggcccgggccaggatatgacaatttggtattaaagccaatccctggccggatgtGTGCCGACGAAGACGTTGaacccctaaggggggtggattgtaacatcccatatcacctaggggagtggatcctgtaagccttatatgtatattctcatctctacctagcacgaggcttttttggagctcactagcttcggattccatcggaactccgcagttaagcgagtttgagtgagagcaatcccatgatgggtgacccactgggaagttctcatgtaaGTTCTTGgaaacaaaaccttgagggTGTGGTCAGGACCCAAAGTAGACAATacatcgtgctacgacggagtcgagctCAGGATGTGGTAAGGACCCAGGCGGGGATGTGATAGTTACGctatcacaatttttttttttatttatttaacaaaACCATCGCTTCTTTACACACCCACAATTCAACATTTGTTTTCGTTGTTATTAtagaagttttatttattttttcattttgaaATATATTGAATTAAGGGGACATAAAATAACAATACCTTCTTTTGCAAGATTTTAGGAATTTGTTATATAAAggatttaattattaaattaattataatgACAATTTGTGTAATTTGAGAttaattagtaaattaattaaaattgtaaaaaatagtTTGATCAAATCTCTAAAAGTCTTAGTTGTTTGGTCTAAGAAATTCGAAAACTAAGCATCTAGATCaatgtcccttttttttttaccaaaaattgcTTCAGTTATATTTAAGTAAAATAATGTAGGGAAAATATACACCTTATTTCAAAAGCAAtgtctgaaattttgatattatcggcgatatttcgccgataatattttttttgtgagaCACCGATATTTTCACACATATCCACTGAAATATCATCCAAATAtcatgatattatcgataatatcgcgatattaccgataatatcgcgatattttaggCTGGTGcgaatcggagaagaacgccggagctttTACAGCTCCGGCCAACTGTAAAAAagcaccctagactccgatctaggtatcaaaatgaaatacaagatgagaggaatgtttttataattttcgtTTACCGTGAAACGgtcggaggtgttcggaaagttcCTCGACACTCACGGCCTCGTCGGAGAGTTCCTGGGTTCCACTGTCCTAGCTGCaccgagagaaatggagagaaagacgaggtttagatggtgatgatgatgccgtTGACGGAGTACTACGAATGGTGTAAAGGGCGTAAAGGTCACGAGAGATGGAGACGGCGCCGACGAGGTGGAAGACGCAAACGAGGAGGAAGGCAAGGGAGGAGCAGAATGCCAcgtgggagaaggatcgagagactgaggcctctgtgcgtgtgtgtgggagaagggagaagggagaagggatAAGAGAGAAGGATCAAGAGAGAGAGACTACGGTctttgtgcgtgtgtgtgggagaagggagaagggataagagagaaggatcgagagagagagactgaggtctctgtgcgtgtgtgtgggagaagggagaagagagaaggatctagagatctgtgtgtgtgtgtgtgtgtgggagaagggagaagggataagagagaaggatcgagagagagagactgaggtctctgtgtgcgtgtgtgatctctgtgtgcatgtgtggtctctgtgtgcgtgtgtggtggcgtgtgagaaaaaaagagcatccaaataattcaaaaccctGACAACTTTTACAACTTGTACAATTTTTGACAAGACAAAAATAATGGTGGTTTCATCAAGATTCAAAATCGTGTGCCACGcgtgatattctttcacattctcagaggtggagtatcaaATCATCACAAATTTTTTGACCCTTCGAAAATTGAAAAACCTCTATTACaccttttcgtttcttcttcttcccttagccctttcaaagccattccagatccattccaaagccatttcagagcttcaaattgaataaatggatttGCAGCTCGCGCCACTCCAAATTAAATGTTAAataccttctttctctctcatttattCATAGACGGCAAGCTATAGAGGATCGTTGAGGTTTTGCTGCTACATACGACATCGAAAGTTTCAGATTTGTTACAATTGTGTAATTAttattgatgtgagaattacttgacacacaaattaaaccctcttgttgacaattgtagtatagatgtaagtagggtatcgttctaggccggggattaggagggattgctaatctattctaaattaatttaaaaatattaaacaagactcaaggacacaaaactaggctaaaaactctaataactcgaaacacacttaggatgacttaaaataatgaaaacaatcaaattggaCACTAGGAaatgaaatggacggaaattgaattaaaagattaacaacaatgaaaactaactaaataatataatttaataatggggggggtttggttttgacgagaagtaaattaaacttaaataaattacagaattgacaaaagcatgaattaaggtgaaaggataggtgacggactagctagagggttcttctccacacatgacacatatgcaacctaaattgattttcagttgttctttcaataaattgtgaatgacaatgttccaaattaattaggtccgcttaaattaactcttagatttccctagattcattggattgaatggaatacgcattacaaccaaattattcctcatcaaagtccctaactatggaatacgcatgatagagacattcaacaaagatcattaagttcaacggaaatcataaacattgactaggcattcataactatggaatacgcatgttaatccagcctagaattcacttaacacgattgtggataacaaccttcactacttgtgaatataagttcataacgattaggtgaaattcacttatattctagcatcaaattcatgcatgtaaattaagtatgcattcttaatcgacatacaaaaataagttatcaatcaagcagttaag is part of the Malus domestica chromosome 12, GDT2T_hap1 genome and encodes:
- the LOC114820092 gene encoding ricin B-like lectin EULS3 — encoded protein: MEFPNQRNHHHRHHDQRDDEERQSYPPPGTTLSPFDQPPPPPRPYHYGEDQPPPPPKPYYYRDDQPPPPPRPYYYGEDQHPPPPPSCYREDQPPPNSYYEADRPPPIRVSHVSHSSHGYAPPSPPSQSQGLLHHQPPAPPVQNYDYPSSQATPSPRPVTVHHVAHQVHHESPAPQFGTETHHTSHLPSSSPHNSYLSNKPTFRIFSKADPNLSLSIREGKVILARYQPTDDFQRWYKDEKYSTQVKDEERFPSFALINKATGHALKHSIGATQPVQLRPYNPDVLDESMLWTESADLGDGFRTVRMVNNIHLNVDAFHGDKKSGGVHDGTTIVLWNKNKGDNQRWKIVPH